The following coding sequences lie in one Frigoribacterium sp. SL97 genomic window:
- a CDS encoding DUF805 domain-containing protein yields the protein MTGPAGPVPLDQPYHRASPKVAVVRFWRKYATFHGRASRSEYWWWFVIALVFQGALQAWATGSGGTSTWAGGDNGDWTYIDPQGVVVVLWSVVSFLPTLALQSRRLHDGGFTAWYVLFYLLPVLGWLTLLVMSLLPSRASGERFDTGGERQYPGPA from the coding sequence ATGACCGGACCCGCAGGCCCCGTGCCGCTCGACCAGCCGTACCACCGCGCCTCGCCGAAGGTCGCGGTCGTCCGGTTCTGGCGCAAGTACGCCACGTTCCACGGGAGGGCGAGCCGCAGCGAGTACTGGTGGTGGTTCGTCATCGCGCTCGTGTTCCAGGGGGCGCTCCAGGCCTGGGCCACGGGCAGCGGCGGGACGTCGACCTGGGCCGGGGGCGACAACGGCGACTGGACCTACATCGACCCACAGGGCGTCGTCGTCGTGCTGTGGTCGGTGGTCAGCTTCCTGCCGACCCTGGCGCTGCAGTCGCGGCGCCTGCACGACGGGGGCTTCACCGCCTGGTACGTGCTCTTCTACCTGCTGCCGGTCCTCGGGTGGCTGACCCTGCTCGTCATGTCGCTGCTGCCCTCGCGCGCCTCGGGCGAGCGGTTCGACACGGGTGGCGAGCGGCAGTACCCGGGTCCGGCCTGA
- the prpB gene encoding methylisocitrate lyase: protein MLYSTVSPADKRAAFRAGLADERTLVFPGAFTPLTARLIEQKGFDGVYVSGAVMANELGLPDIGLTTLTEVATRAGQIASMTDLPVLVDADTGFGEPMNVARTVQALEAAGVAGLHVEDQVNPKRCGHLDGKQVVDAATAAGRIRAAVDARRDPSLVIMARTDVRALDGLEAAVDRARALVDAGADAIFAEAMADLGEFEAICSALDVPVLANMTEFGKSALFTHQQLHDVGVSMVIHPVSLMRAAMGAASRALDALVADGSLDSQVPTMQTRAELYELIDYPGYARFDAGVYDFTLEG, encoded by the coding sequence ATGCTGTACTCGACGGTGTCGCCGGCCGACAAGCGTGCGGCGTTCCGGGCCGGGCTGGCCGACGAGCGCACCCTGGTCTTCCCCGGCGCGTTCACGCCGCTCACCGCGCGCCTGATCGAGCAGAAGGGCTTCGACGGCGTCTACGTGTCGGGCGCCGTGATGGCCAACGAGCTCGGGCTGCCCGACATCGGCCTCACCACGCTCACCGAGGTCGCCACACGGGCCGGGCAGATCGCGTCGATGACCGACCTGCCCGTGCTCGTCGACGCCGACACCGGGTTCGGCGAGCCGATGAACGTCGCCCGCACCGTCCAGGCGCTCGAGGCCGCCGGCGTGGCCGGGCTGCACGTCGAGGACCAGGTCAACCCCAAGCGCTGCGGCCACCTCGACGGCAAGCAGGTCGTGGACGCGGCGACGGCGGCCGGGCGCATCCGGGCCGCGGTCGACGCGCGCCGCGACCCGTCGCTCGTGATCATGGCGCGCACGGACGTCCGGGCGCTCGACGGGCTCGAGGCCGCGGTCGACCGGGCCCGGGCCCTGGTCGACGCGGGGGCCGACGCGATCTTCGCCGAGGCGATGGCCGACCTCGGCGAGTTCGAGGCGATCTGCTCGGCGCTCGACGTGCCCGTGCTCGCCAACATGACCGAGTTCGGCAAGAGCGCCCTCTTCACGCACCAGCAACTGCACGACGTGGGCGTGAGCATGGTCATCCACCCGGTGTCGCTCATGCGTGCCGCGATGGGCGCGGCGTCCCGGGCGCTCGACGCGCTCGTGGCCGACGGGTCGCTCGACTCGCAGGTGCCGACGATGCAGACCCGTGCCGAGCTCTACGAGCTGATCGACTACCCCGGCTACGCCCGCTTCGACGCCGGCGTCTACGACTTCACGCTGGAGGGCTGA
- a CDS encoding DUF6458 family protein, giving the protein MSIGGGIALIVIGAVLAFALDFQVAGIDIKLIGYILIAAGVVVTIIGIAFASRRRSTVSTTRSAVDPATGERVERRSTDSDPLV; this is encoded by the coding sequence ATGAGCATCGGCGGCGGAATCGCCTTGATCGTGATCGGCGCGGTCCTCGCGTTCGCTCTCGACTTCCAGGTCGCGGGCATCGACATCAAACTGATCGGCTACATCCTCATCGCGGCCGGCGTGGTCGTGACCATCATCGGCATCGCCTTCGCGTCGCGCCGCCGCTCGACGGTCTCCACGACCCGCAGCGCGGTCGACCCGGCCACGGGCGAGCGCGTCGAGCGTCGCTCGACCGACAGCGACCCGCTGGTCTGA
- the aroD gene encoding type I 3-dehydroquinate dehydratase — translation MATPLPVSIGRVALGTGRPAVCVPLVARTVDALVDAASALDTDTAELVELRIDFVDAAFAAAPDPDGPVRTGTEATGAADLDLVADVVRRVRGALDAELPLLFTLRTEPEGGEHDVAPATYDAVLRSAMATGLLDAVDVEMYTDPDLLGGLVDAAHDAGLVVVMSSHDFSGTPTQGEIVSRLLEQQENGADVAKFAAMPSNTDDVLTLMRATAEFRAGAGIVPAITMSMGPLGVVSRLSGETFGSCVTFGSAGATSAPGQVPAAGLRAALELVHEAQQG, via the coding sequence ATGGCGACCCCTCTTCCGGTCTCGATCGGTCGGGTCGCGCTCGGCACCGGGCGTCCCGCGGTCTGCGTCCCGCTCGTGGCCCGGACCGTCGACGCGCTGGTCGACGCCGCCTCGGCGCTCGACACCGACACGGCCGAACTGGTCGAGCTGCGCATCGACTTCGTCGACGCCGCGTTCGCCGCGGCACCGGACCCCGACGGTCCCGTGCGTACGGGAACCGAGGCGACGGGAGCCGCCGACCTCGACCTCGTGGCCGACGTCGTCCGTCGGGTGCGTGGCGCGCTCGACGCCGAGCTGCCCCTGCTGTTCACCCTGCGGACCGAGCCCGAGGGAGGCGAGCACGACGTCGCCCCCGCGACCTACGACGCCGTGCTGCGCTCGGCGATGGCCACCGGACTGCTCGACGCCGTGGACGTCGAGATGTACACCGACCCCGACCTGCTCGGCGGGCTCGTCGACGCGGCGCACGACGCCGGGCTCGTCGTGGTGATGTCGTCGCACGACTTCAGCGGCACCCCCACGCAGGGCGAGATCGTGTCGCGCCTGCTCGAACAACAAGAGAACGGTGCCGACGTGGCGAAGTTCGCGGCCATGCCGTCGAACACGGACGACGTGCTGACCCTGATGCGGGCCACGGCCGAGTTCCGGGCGGGTGCCGGCATCGTTCCCGCGATCACCATGTCGATGGGGCCGCTCGGCGTCGTGTCCCGGCTCTCGGGCGAGACGTTCGGCTCGTGCGTCACGTTCGGATCGGCGGGGGCGACGAGCGCGCCCGGACAGGTCCCGGCGGCGGGGCTGCGGGCGGCGCTCGAGCTGGTGCACGAGGCGCAGCAGGGCTGA
- a CDS encoding AAA family ATPase yields MNLHRLTLRAIGPYAGEHSIDFAALGASGTFLLEGPTGSGKSTIIDAIVFALYGGLAGSASTPDRLRSHHAAPDVEPFVELVFENGAGVHRIRRTPAYRRPKARGTGTTPANATAKLWRLSSPDAVDGEIVSISTQEAGAEVSRILGLTRQQFVQTVVLPQGEFAAFLRSTGEKRKEVLQSLFGTEIYERTTAELVDRRKVANAAVAAADRDIELARARLLEASGLEAEALDEGLAADGGAALLGDLQAQALAASAQRSRVVEARDAARRWLDRMRALGAALDRRADLIVRRTRLDEGDGEIATVRSRVAAATRAATVTDALAAVTRATEAERDAASRLAEAAGVVADGETIAAHGEVPLRADVAARRDARLSEVALLTEAARTEKALPGRRTALEAAEQSLVDADERRRELDAHLVAAPAVRASLVVERDALADASTDLVAAEQATAEARVRLRDLDDLDALGRAVDEASARLADDSAAALQALDDEAGLRRRQIEGMAGHLAAALVVGDPCPVCGSREHPAPAAPGTEHPTDDQVEAASRSSRAAEARQRESAARHATAEGRAAEARRALGDLTRDDVESDLARLALRVAEATRARTALAASEAALVAHDREVDELRAERDDLRERAATGRERVAADRRALLDDEAEIARLLDGRAPTIAELTAAVGDGVERDTRLLTLLDAADVASDAAAVRRAELAAALERSGFDDVDQVADAALEAGDLAALEARVSAHERERAIVAAGLVEPEVAVLTGDEVADVPSAVEALDRVEAELDEATDRATRTGDRAGRSRQALAALEAVTAAADAAVEHARAVVRMANLASASTGENVKGVTLGTYVLLRRFDEVVAAANVRLSVMSSGRYELASSDEREVGSRSRKTGLSLVIRDATTDTTRDPGSFSGGETFYASLSLALGLADVVQAEAGGLELGTLFVDEGFGSLDPETLDAVMSELGRLSASGRVIGIVSHVDELKQRIADRVEVRRRPDGSSVLRSTAG; encoded by the coding sequence ATGAACCTCCACCGGCTGACCCTGAGGGCCATCGGGCCCTACGCGGGCGAGCACAGCATCGACTTCGCCGCGCTCGGCGCCTCGGGCACCTTCCTGCTCGAGGGCCCGACGGGTTCGGGCAAGTCGACCATCATCGACGCGATCGTCTTCGCCCTCTACGGCGGGCTCGCCGGTTCGGCCTCGACGCCCGACCGCCTGCGCAGCCACCACGCAGCCCCCGACGTCGAGCCCTTCGTCGAGCTCGTCTTCGAGAACGGAGCGGGCGTTCACCGCATCCGACGCACGCCCGCGTACCGCCGTCCGAAGGCGCGCGGCACGGGCACGACGCCGGCGAACGCGACCGCCAAGCTGTGGCGCCTCTCGTCGCCCGACGCCGTCGACGGCGAGATCGTCTCGATCAGCACGCAAGAGGCCGGCGCCGAGGTCTCGCGCATCCTCGGGCTCACGCGCCAGCAGTTCGTGCAGACCGTCGTCCTGCCCCAGGGCGAGTTCGCCGCCTTCCTCCGCTCGACCGGCGAGAAGCGCAAAGAGGTCCTGCAGTCGCTCTTCGGCACCGAGATCTACGAGCGCACCACGGCCGAGCTCGTCGACCGGCGGAAGGTCGCGAACGCCGCCGTCGCCGCCGCCGACCGCGACATCGAGCTGGCGCGAGCCAGACTGCTCGAGGCGAGCGGCCTCGAGGCCGAGGCCCTCGACGAGGGGCTTGCCGCCGACGGCGGGGCCGCCCTGCTCGGTGACCTCCAGGCCCAGGCCCTCGCCGCGTCGGCTCAGCGGTCACGGGTGGTCGAGGCCCGAGACGCGGCACGACGGTGGCTCGATCGCATGCGGGCGCTGGGGGCGGCACTCGACCGACGAGCCGACCTGATCGTCCGGCGGACGCGTCTCGACGAGGGCGACGGCGAGATCGCCACGGTCCGCTCGCGTGTCGCCGCGGCGACCCGGGCCGCGACCGTGACCGATGCGCTCGCCGCGGTCACGCGGGCGACCGAGGCCGAGCGTGATGCGGCGTCACGCCTGGCCGAGGCCGCCGGGGTCGTCGCGGACGGCGAGACGATCGCGGCGCACGGCGAGGTCCCGCTCCGAGCCGACGTCGCCGCGCGTCGCGACGCCCGACTGTCGGAAGTCGCCCTCCTGACCGAGGCGGCCCGGACCGAGAAGGCCCTGCCCGGTCGTCGGACGGCCCTCGAAGCGGCTGAGCAGTCCCTGGTCGACGCCGACGAGCGGCGCCGTGAGCTCGACGCGCACCTCGTCGCGGCCCCCGCCGTCAGGGCGTCGCTCGTCGTCGAGCGCGACGCCCTGGCCGACGCCTCGACCGACCTCGTCGCCGCCGAGCAGGCGACGGCCGAGGCGCGGGTCCGCCTGCGTGACCTCGACGACCTCGACGCCCTCGGCCGGGCCGTCGACGAGGCGTCCGCACGACTGGCCGACGACTCGGCGGCGGCCCTGCAGGCCCTCGACGACGAGGCGGGCCTCCGCCGTCGGCAGATCGAGGGCATGGCGGGTCACCTGGCCGCGGCTCTGGTCGTCGGCGATCCGTGCCCCGTGTGCGGCTCGCGAGAGCATCCGGCCCCGGCGGCTCCCGGCACCGAGCACCCCACCGACGACCAGGTCGAGGCCGCGTCGCGGTCGTCACGAGCGGCCGAGGCCCGTCAGCGCGAGTCCGCCGCACGGCACGCGACCGCCGAGGGGCGGGCCGCGGAGGCCCGCCGCGCCCTGGGCGACCTGACCCGCGACGACGTCGAGTCCGACCTGGCCCGGCTCGCCCTGCGCGTGGCCGAGGCCACCCGGGCCCGTACCGCCCTCGCGGCATCCGAGGCGGCGCTCGTGGCCCACGACCGCGAGGTCGACGAGCTGCGGGCCGAGCGGGACGACCTCCGCGAGCGAGCCGCCACCGGCCGGGAGCGCGTGGCCGCCGACCGGCGGGCCCTGCTCGACGACGAGGCCGAGATCGCGCGACTGCTCGACGGTCGGGCCCCGACCATCGCCGAGCTCACCGCAGCGGTCGGTGACGGCGTCGAACGCGACACGCGCCTCCTGACCCTCCTCGACGCCGCCGACGTGGCGTCCGACGCGGCGGCCGTCCGACGTGCCGAGCTCGCGGCCGCCCTCGAGCGCAGCGGGTTCGACGACGTCGACCAGGTCGCCGACGCCGCCCTCGAGGCAGGCGACCTCGCCGCGCTCGAGGCGCGGGTCTCGGCCCACGAGCGCGAACGGGCGATCGTCGCGGCCGGGCTGGTCGAGCCCGAGGTCGCCGTGCTGACCGGCGACGAGGTGGCGGACGTCCCGTCGGCCGTCGAGGCCCTCGACCGGGTCGAGGCCGAGCTCGACGAGGCCACCGACCGCGCGACGCGCACCGGCGACCGGGCCGGGCGGTCGCGCCAGGCCCTGGCCGCCCTCGAGGCCGTGACCGCCGCGGCCGACGCCGCCGTCGAGCACGCCCGGGCGGTGGTGCGCATGGCGAACCTCGCCAGCGCCTCGACCGGCGAGAACGTCAAGGGCGTGACGCTCGGCACCTACGTGCTGCTGCGCCGGTTCGACGAGGTCGTGGCGGCGGCGAACGTCCGGCTGTCGGTCATGTCGAGCGGGCGGTACGAGCTCGCCTCGTCAGACGAGCGCGAGGTCGGGTCGCGCTCGCGCAAGACGGGGCTCTCGCTCGTCATCCGGGACGCGACCACCGACACCACCCGCGACCCCGGCAGCTTCTCGGGCGGTGAGACCTTCTACGCCTCGCTCAGCCTCGCCCTCGGCCTCGCCGACGTCGTCCAGGCCGAGGCCGGCGGGCTCGAGCTCGGCACCCTGTTCGTCGACGAGGGGTTCGGCTCCCTCGACCCCGAGACCCTCGACGCGGTCATGAGCGAGCTCGGCCGGCTCAGTGCCTCGGGGCGGGTGATCGGCATCGTCAGCCACGTCGACGAGCTCAAGCAGCGCATCGCCGACCGGGTCGAGGTGCGACGCCGCCCCGACGGGTCGTCGGTGCTCCGCTCGACGGCCGGCTGA
- a CDS encoding M20/M25/M40 family metallo-hydrolase, which yields MPAHRGGPDESETVSHDALQPDQVTALRREVEARLDAMVADLTTYASLETPSDDVDLLEAGLRWIETWLGETVGPPAERRVHVVEGYGDTVTLDYPSPSGSAEWVSALCHYDTVWSEGTLAGWPVTVEGDRMTGPGVFDMKSGLIQLGNALAIGDRLGLPRPNVRLLLNGDEEVGSIASREAIEREVGRGGAVFVFESAADGAVKTARKGVGIFEVEAFGVEVHAGLHPRSGASAVDEIARVVLALHAAADVEAGTSLNVGVLQGGTRTNVKAGYARAMVDVRVTSSTEAERIERVFAGLAAHDPAATLKVTGGWNRPPMERSVATGALYERAARVATSLGFELREVSVGGASDGNFAAALGLAVLDGVGGVGGGAHARHEWISVHGMVERTEFVSALFADLA from the coding sequence ATGCCCGCACACCGTGGCGGGCCCGACGAGAGCGAGACCGTGAGCCACGACGCCCTGCAGCCCGACCAGGTCACCGCCCTCCGTCGCGAGGTCGAGGCCCGCCTCGACGCGATGGTGGCCGACCTGACGACCTACGCGAGCCTCGAGACGCCGTCCGACGACGTCGACCTGCTCGAGGCGGGGCTCCGCTGGATCGAGACCTGGCTCGGCGAGACCGTCGGCCCGCCGGCCGAGCGCCGGGTGCACGTCGTCGAGGGCTACGGCGACACGGTGACCCTCGACTACCCGTCGCCGTCGGGCTCCGCCGAGTGGGTGTCGGCCCTGTGCCACTACGACACGGTCTGGTCCGAGGGGACGCTGGCCGGGTGGCCCGTCACGGTCGAGGGCGACCGCATGACCGGCCCGGGCGTCTTCGACATGAAGTCCGGGCTGATCCAGCTCGGCAACGCCCTCGCGATCGGCGACCGCCTGGGGCTGCCACGTCCGAACGTGCGCCTGCTGCTCAACGGCGACGAGGAGGTCGGCAGCATCGCCTCGCGCGAGGCGATCGAGCGCGAGGTCGGACGAGGAGGCGCGGTGTTCGTCTTCGAGTCGGCCGCCGACGGTGCCGTGAAGACCGCCCGCAAGGGCGTCGGCATCTTCGAGGTCGAGGCCTTCGGGGTCGAGGTGCACGCCGGCCTGCACCCGCGCTCCGGGGCGAGCGCCGTCGACGAGATCGCCCGCGTCGTCCTGGCCCTGCACGCGGCCGCCGACGTCGAGGCGGGCACCTCGCTGAACGTGGGAGTGCTGCAGGGCGGCACCCGCACCAACGTCAAGGCCGGCTACGCCCGCGCGATGGTCGACGTGCGCGTCACCTCGTCGACCGAGGCCGAACGCATCGAGCGGGTGTTCGCCGGGCTCGCGGCGCACGATCCGGCCGCGACGCTGAAGGTCACCGGCGGCTGGAACCGCCCGCCGATGGAGCGCTCGGTCGCGACCGGCGCGCTGTACGAACGCGCCGCCCGGGTCGCCACCTCGCTCGGCTTCGAGTTGCGCGAGGTGTCGGTCGGCGGCGCCAGCGACGGCAACTTCGCCGCCGCGCTGGGCCTGGCCGTGCTCGACGGGGTCGGCGGCGTCGGCGGCGGAGCGCATGCCCGACACGAGTGGATCAGCGTGCACGGCATGGTCGAGCGCACCGAGTTCGTCAGCGCCCTGTTCGCCGACCTCGCCTAG
- the phoA gene encoding alkaline phosphatase — translation MSKNTPNRRRAALTTGVVATAAAAALALSPVAAFAATPANVAQNGGAARSIDDSTQLLLDSVEVGPAKNVILLIGDGMGDSEITSARNYAYGAGGTLPGIDALPLTGQYTTYSVYRDGANKGKPDYVPDSAATGSAWATGTKTYDNAISVDVDGVPQDTLLEIAKANGKKTGNVSTAELQDATPAVQAAHVAARSCYGPDSVTQCGADALDQGGLGSISEQIIGTRADLTLGGGATSFGQSARAGQWQGDTLFAQAQDRGYQVVRDAAGLDALTTADQAQPVLGTFTDGNFPTRYAATTATVGGADLAPQTCQPNPARLSTGLSLQSLTEKSIDLLDTGDQGFFLQVEGASIDKRDHSADACGQIGEVLDLDEAVQSALAFAKADGNTMVIVTADHAHTSQIVDSTPPATLSTALTTVDGTTMKIAYGTAAAGGSQQHTGTQLRVAGYGPGAANVVGLIDQTDNFFTIVNALQLDRDLDGLSADATISAPTEVAPGAEFPVSTAGLAGDRQVTGTLDVDGTVTDLGIADVVDGVATYTVTAPTEPGSYTITLTGTQSGTTLATTVAVVEGAVTPAPTTPPAAVPGDGSSAGGAGTAGNGSGPLAFTGSDALPALLLALMLAGTGAALVLRRRHRAASVQDGVQL, via the coding sequence GTGTCGAAGAACACCCCGAACCGCCGGCGTGCGGCCCTGACGACGGGGGTCGTCGCGACGGCCGCCGCCGCCGCCCTCGCCCTCAGCCCCGTCGCCGCCTTCGCGGCCACCCCCGCGAACGTCGCCCAGAACGGTGGTGCCGCCCGCAGCATCGACGACAGCACGCAGCTGCTGCTCGACTCGGTGGAGGTCGGCCCCGCCAAGAACGTCATCCTGCTGATCGGCGACGGCATGGGCGACAGCGAGATCACGTCGGCGCGCAACTACGCCTACGGCGCCGGCGGAACGCTGCCCGGCATCGACGCCCTGCCCCTGACCGGCCAGTACACGACGTACTCGGTCTACCGGGACGGCGCGAACAAGGGCAAGCCCGACTACGTGCCGGACTCCGCCGCGACCGGCTCCGCCTGGGCCACCGGCACGAAGACCTACGACAACGCCATCTCGGTCGACGTCGACGGCGTCCCGCAGGACACCCTGCTCGAGATCGCCAAGGCCAACGGCAAGAAGACCGGCAACGTCTCGACCGCCGAGCTGCAGGACGCCACCCCGGCCGTGCAGGCCGCACACGTCGCCGCCCGCAGCTGCTACGGCCCCGACAGCGTCACCCAGTGCGGCGCCGACGCGCTCGACCAGGGCGGCCTCGGCTCGATCAGCGAGCAGATCATCGGCACCCGTGCCGACCTCACCCTCGGCGGAGGCGCGACCTCGTTCGGCCAGTCCGCCCGTGCCGGTCAGTGGCAGGGCGACACCCTGTTCGCCCAGGCGCAGGACCGTGGCTACCAGGTCGTGCGCGACGCGGCCGGCCTCGACGCCCTGACGACCGCCGACCAGGCGCAGCCCGTGCTCGGCACCTTCACCGACGGCAACTTCCCGACCCGGTACGCCGCCACCACGGCGACCGTCGGCGGGGCCGACCTGGCCCCGCAGACCTGCCAGCCGAACCCGGCCCGCCTGTCCACCGGCCTCTCGCTGCAGTCGCTGACCGAGAAGTCGATCGACCTGCTCGACACCGGTGACCAGGGCTTCTTCCTGCAGGTCGAGGGTGCCTCGATCGACAAGCGCGACCACAGCGCCGACGCCTGCGGTCAGATCGGTGAGGTGCTCGACCTCGACGAAGCCGTCCAGTCCGCCCTCGCCTTCGCGAAGGCCGACGGCAACACGATGGTCATCGTCACGGCGGACCACGCGCACACCAGCCAGATCGTCGACTCGACGCCGCCCGCCACGCTCAGCACCGCGCTGACGACGGTCGACGGCACCACGATGAAGATCGCCTACGGCACCGCCGCGGCGGGCGGGTCGCAGCAGCACACCGGCACGCAGTTGCGCGTCGCGGGTTACGGCCCCGGTGCCGCGAACGTCGTCGGCCTGATCGACCAGACCGACAACTTCTTCACCATCGTGAACGCCCTGCAGCTCGACCGCGACCTCGACGGCCTCAGCGCCGACGCGACGATCTCGGCTCCGACCGAGGTCGCCCCCGGCGCCGAGTTCCCGGTCAGCACCGCCGGCCTCGCCGGCGACCGCCAGGTCACGGGCACGCTCGACGTCGACGGCACGGTGACCGACCTCGGCATCGCCGACGTGGTCGACGGCGTCGCGACCTACACCGTCACCGCCCCCACCGAGCCCGGCAGCTACACGATCACGCTGACCGGCACGCAGAGCGGCACGACGCTGGCGACGACCGTCGCCGTCGTCGAAGGCGCCGTCACCCCGGCTCCGACGACCCCGCCCGCGGCGGTCCCCGGTGACGGCTCGAGCGCAGGAGGCGCGGGGACGGCCGGCAACGGAAGCGGGCCCCTCGCGTTCACCGGCTCCGACGCCCTGCCCGCCCTGCTGCTCGCGCTGATGCTGGCCGGCACCGGTGCCGCCCTCGTGCTGCGTCGTCGCCACCGCGCGGCGTCCGTGCAGGACGGCGTGCAGCTCTAG
- a CDS encoding exonuclease SbcCD subunit D, whose product MRILHTSDWHLGRTLHGVDLHEHQQAFVDHLVGLVVGRSIDVVAVAGDVYDRAVPAVPSVRLLGRALAGLTEHATVIVTPGNHDSAVRLGFAAELMRPGLHLRASVDLLDEPVVVDDPDGPVAFYGLPYLDPDSVRRSLAPAGADEPLPRSHAAVVGAAMQRVRDDLAGRPGTRSVVVAHAFVVAGPAADREPDGAPTPERSESERDIRVGGVDSVPSAAFDGVDYVALGHLHGAQRVGPSGRLRYSGSPLAFSFGERNQVKSSTIVELAADGSVSVELVPAPVPRRLAEVTDSLDALLDGRHDDLRDAWLRVFVTDPVHPERLYTRVAEHFPHALAILHTPVGAVEASALAAVTAESDPIEVAAEFVAFASGGAASETELAVVRGAYEAALASEVGE is encoded by the coding sequence GTGCGCATCCTGCACACCAGCGACTGGCACCTGGGGCGCACGCTGCACGGGGTCGACCTGCACGAGCACCAGCAGGCCTTCGTCGACCACCTGGTGGGGCTCGTGGTCGGTCGGTCGATCGACGTCGTGGCGGTCGCGGGCGACGTGTACGACCGGGCCGTCCCCGCGGTGCCCAGCGTGCGCCTCCTCGGCCGGGCCCTCGCGGGCCTGACCGAGCACGCCACCGTGATCGTCACGCCGGGCAACCACGACTCGGCGGTGCGTCTGGGGTTCGCGGCCGAGCTGATGCGCCCGGGCCTGCACCTGCGGGCGTCGGTCGACCTGCTCGACGAGCCCGTCGTCGTCGACGACCCGGACGGGCCGGTCGCCTTCTACGGGCTGCCCTACCTCGACCCCGACAGCGTCCGCAGGTCCCTGGCACCGGCGGGAGCCGACGAGCCGTTGCCCCGGTCGCACGCGGCCGTCGTGGGTGCGGCGATGCAGCGGGTGCGCGACGACCTCGCCGGGCGACCCGGCACCCGGTCGGTCGTGGTGGCGCACGCGTTCGTCGTGGCGGGGCCCGCAGCCGACCGCGAGCCCGACGGCGCCCCGACGCCCGAGCGCAGCGAGAGCGAGCGCGACATCCGGGTGGGCGGCGTCGACTCCGTGCCGTCGGCCGCGTTCGACGGCGTCGACTACGTCGCCCTCGGCCACCTGCACGGTGCCCAGCGCGTCGGCCCGTCCGGTCGCCTGCGCTACTCGGGTTCGCCCCTGGCCTTCTCGTTCGGCGAGCGGAACCAGGTCAAGTCGTCCACGATCGTCGAGCTGGCCGCCGACGGCTCGGTCTCGGTCGAGCTCGTCCCGGCCCCCGTCCCGCGACGACTGGCCGAGGTGACCGACTCCCTCGACGCCCTGCTCGACGGGCGCCACGACGACCTGCGTGACGCCTGGCTCCGGGTCTTCGTCACCGATCCGGTGCACCCCGAACGGCTCTACACGCGGGTGGCCGAGCACTTCCCGCACGCCCTCGCGATCCTCCACACGCCCGTCGGAGCGGTCGAGGCCTCCGCGCTCGCCGCCGTCACGGCCGAGTCCGACCCGATCGAGGTGGCGGCCGAGTTCGTCGCCTTCGCCTCGGGCGGGGCGGCGAGCGAGACCGAGCTCGCCGTGGTGCGTGGCGCCTACGAGGCCGCACTCGCGAGCGAGGTCGGCGAATGA